In a genomic window of Chrysemys picta bellii isolate R12L10 chromosome 1, ASM1138683v2, whole genome shotgun sequence:
- the LOC101937167 gene encoding olfactory receptor 52M1-like — protein sequence MQETPFCLRVGHLLPYSMSESNTTEFTNPSTFILLGIPGLEVAHVWISIPFCAMYVTAILGNFTILFIVKTELSLHGPMYYFLCMLAITDLVLSTSILPKMLSIFWFNSREINFSACLTQLYLIHCFIVMESGILVAMALDRYVAICHPLRHSTILTNPVVAKIGLATLLRGGMLVLPYVLLARQWPYCRTNIIPHTHCEHMAVVKLACADIRVSSYYGLSVAILVISMDVLFIAVSYIQILRAIFSLPTKDARLKTFGTCISHLCTILVFYISALFSSLTYRFGQNVALHFHVLIANVYFLVPSMLNPIIYGVRTKQIRDRLLRLFTHKGT from the coding sequence atgcaggagacaccgttctgcctcagagttggacaccttctcccctatTCCATGTCAGAGTCCAACACAACCGagttcaccaacccctccaccttcatcctgttgggcattcctggcctggaggtggcccatgtctggatctccatccccttctgtgcCATGTATGTCacagccatcttggggaacttcaccatcctgttcatcgtgaagaCGGAGCTgagcctccatgggcccatgtactatttcctctgcatgctggccatcaccgacctggtcctgtctacgtccatcctgcccaaaatgctgagcatcttctggttcaattccagggagatcaattTCAGTGCTTGTCTCACCCAGCTGTACTTGATTCACTGCTTCATagtgatggagtctgggatccttgtggccatggctttggatcgctacgtggccatctgccaccccctgagacattccaccatcctgacaaaccccGTTGTGGCCAAGATTGGCTTGGCCACGTTACTGCGCGGTGGCATGCTCGTATTGCCCTATGTCTTGCTGGCGAGAcaatggccatattgcagaaccaacatcatcccccacacacactgcgaGCACATGgccgtggtgaagctggcctgtgctgacatccgtgtcagtagttactatggcctCTCTGTGGCAATCTTGGTGATCAGTATGGATGTGCTTTTTATCGCTGTGTCCTATATCCaaatcctcagggccatcttcagcctccccacaaaggacgcccggctcaagacttttgggacttGCATCTCCCACCTCTGTACCATCTTAGTCTTTTACATCTcagctctcttctcctccctcacaTACCGGTTTGGCCAGAATGTGGCCCTGCACTTCCACGTTCTCATTGCTAATGTCTACTTCCTGGTGCCCTCCATGCTAAACCCCATAATCTACGGGGttaggaccaaacagatccgggacaggctACTCCggctctttactcataaagggaCCTAA
- the LOC101937429 gene encoding olfactory receptor 52E4-like produces the protein MSDSNITDFTNPSTFILLGIPGLEAAHVWLSIPFCTMYIIAILGNFTILFIVKTESSLHVPMYYFLCMLAITDLVLSMSTLPKMLSIFWFNSREINFSACLTQLYFIHSFSGMESGIFVAMAVDRYVAICNPLRHSTILTNPMVAKIGLAILLRGGMLALPYPFLVRRWPYCKTNVIPHTHCEHMAVVKLACADIRVSSYYGLFVLLCVLCLDVFFITVSYIQILRAIFRLPTKDARIKTFETCFSHLCAILAFYIPGLFSSLMSRFGQNMAVHFHVLIANVYLLVSPLLNPIIYGVRTKQIRNRLLHFFTHKGT, from the coding sequence ATGTCAGATTCCAACAtaaccgacttcaccaacccctccaccttcatcctgctgggcattcctgggcTGGAGGCAGCCCATGTCTGGCTCTCCATCCCTTTCTGCACCATGTACAttatagccatcttggggaacttcaccatcctgttcatcgtgaagaCGGAGTCGAGCCTCCATGtccccatgtactatttcctctgcatgctggccatcaccGACCTGGTCCTGTCCATGTCCACCctacccaaaatgctgagcatcttctggttcaattccagggagatcaatttcagtgcctgcctcacccagctgTACTTCATTCACTCCTTCTCAgggatggagtctgggatctttGTGGCCATGGCTGTtgatcgctatgtggccatctgcaatcccctgagacattccaccatcctgacaaaccctATGGTGGCCAAGATCGGCCTGGCCATTTTGCTGCGCGGTGGCATGCTTGCACTGCCCTATCCCTTCCTGGTGAGGCGATGGCCATACTGCAAAACGAACGTCATCCCCCATACCCACTGTGAGCACATGgccgtggtgaagctggcctgtgccGACATCCGTGTCAGTAGTTACTACGGCCTCTTTGTGCTATTGTGTGTGCTCTGtctggatgtgttttttatcACAGTGTCCTAcatccagatcctcagggccatttTCAGACTCCCCACAAAGGACGCCCGGATCAAGACATTTGAAACCTGCTTCTCCCACCTCTGCGCCATCTTAGCCTTTTACATCCCAGGTCTCTTCTCATCCCTCATGTCCCGGTTTGGCCAGAATATGGCCGTGCATTTCCATGTTCTCATTGCCAATGTGTACCTCCTGGTTTCCCCCTTGCTAAATCCCATCATCTacggggtgaggaccaaacagatacGGAACAGGCTGCTCCATTTCTTTACTCATAAAGGGACCTAA